AGCCGTGAATTCCGAACATATAGATGAACAGGATTGATTCAAGGAGCAAGCGGCACATTTGCCTTGCTTGGTCTTTCGAACATATCGAACTAACGACCATCCTGCGTAACCAAATATGAGGAATCCGATCACAATATTAAAAATCACAGCAGTTCCTCCTCTCCTCTTACACGTTATTGCATGCCCAGTAGTAAACCAATCCGATAGATCATGAATGAAATGATATAGGCCACGACAAGCGCATAAACGACCGAGAACCAGGTCCATTTGGCCGAATTTGTTTCTTTTCGAATGACACCAACTGTGGCCAGACACGGCACGTACAGAAGAATGAATACCATGAAGCTGTACGCTTGAAGAGGAGTGA
This genomic window from Paenibacillus hexagrammi contains:
- a CDS encoding FeoB-associated Cys-rich membrane protein → MIFNIVIGFLIFGYAGWSLVRYVRKTKQGKCAACSLNQSCSSICSEFTASDANNHKTIA